From the genome of Brassica napus cultivar Da-Ae unplaced genomic scaffold, Da-Ae ScsIHWf_1269;HRSCAF=1813, whole genome shotgun sequence, one region includes:
- the LOC106382592 gene encoding cytochrome P450 79B1-like has protein sequence MQRKQERQLTSILLFPLYILYTKRIEQFYLKLFGSLFSNMYLLTILQAFVTITLVMLLKKLITNRNKKKISLPPGPTGWPIIGMIPAMLKSRPVFRWLHSIMKQLNTEIACVKLGNTHVVTVTCPKIAREILKQQDALFASRPMTYAQNVLSNGYKTCVITPFGEQFKKMRKVVMTELVCPARHRWLHLKRAEENDHLTAWLYNMVKNSGSVDFRFVTRHYCGNAIKKLMFGTRTFSENAAPDGGPTAEDIEHMEAMFEALGFTFAFCISDYLPMLTGLDLNGHEKIMRDSSAIMDKYHDPIIDARIKMWREGKRTQIEDFLDIFISIKDEQGNPLLTADEIKPTIKELVMAAPDNPSNAVEWAMAEMVNKPEILRKAMEELDRVVGKERLVQESDIPKLNYVKAILREAFRLHPVAAFNLPHVALSDATVAGYHIPKGSQVLLSRYGLGRNPKVWADPLSFKPERHLNECSEVTLTENDLRFISFSTGKRGCAAPALGTALTTMMLARLLQGFTWKLPENETRVELMESSHDMFLCKPLVMVGELRLPEHLYPKVK, from the exons ATGCAGAGAAAACAAGAAAGACAACTTACTTCGATTCTTCTTTTCCCTCTCTATATTCTCTACACAAAAAGAATTGAACAATTTTACCTCAAACTCTTCGGATCATTGTTCAGCAACATGTATCTCCTCACAATACTTCAAGCCTTTGTGACTATAACCCTAGTGATGCTTCTCAAAAAACTGATCACGAAtcgaaacaaaaagaaaatttctctCCCACCAGGTCCCACCGGATGGCCAATCATCGGAATGATTCCAGCGATGCTAAAGAGCCGTCCTGTTTTCCGGTGGCTCCACAGCATCATGAAGCAGCTAAACACTGAGATAGCATGCGTGAAACTAGGAAACACTCACGTGGTCACCGTCACGTGCCCTAAGATAGCACGTGAGATACTCAAGCAACAAGACGCTCTCTTCGCCTCAAGACCTATGACTTACGCACAGAACGTCCTCTCTAACGGATACAAAACCTGCGTGATCACTCCCTTCGGTGAACAGTTCAAGAAAATGAGGAAAGTCGTGATGACGGAACTCGTTTGCCCTGCGAGACACAGGTGGCTTCATTTAAAGAGAGCAGAAGAAAACGATCATTTAACCGCTTGGTTATACAACATGGTTAAGAACTCGGGTTCGGTCGATTTTCGGTTCGTAACGAGGCATTACTGCGGAAACGCTATCAAGAAGCTTATGTTCGGAACAAGAACGTTCTCTGAGAACGCCGCACCTGACGGTGGACCGACCGCAGAGGATATCGAGCATATGGAAGCTATGTTTgaagcattagggtttacattCGCTTTTTGCATCTCTGACTATCTACCTATGCTCACGGGACTTGATCTTAACGGTCACGAGAAGATCATGAGAGACTCGAGTGCTATTATGGACAAGTATCACGATCCAATCATTGATGCAAGGATCAAGATGTGGAGAGAAGGAAAGAGAACTCAAATCGAGGATTTTCTAGACATTTTCATTTCGATCAAAGATGAACAAGGAAACCCATTGCTTACAGCCGATGAAATTAAACCCACCATTAAG GAGCTTGTAATGGCGGCACCAGACAATCCATCAAACGCCGTCGAATGGGCCATGGCGGAGATGGTGAACAAACCGGAGATCCTCCGTAAAGCAATGGAAGAACTCGACAGAGTTGTCGGAAAAGAAAGACTTGTCCAAGAATCCGACATCCCAAAACTAAACTACGTCAAAGCTATCCTCCGTGAAGCTTTCCGTCTCCATCCCGTCGCCGCCTTTAACCTCCCACACGTGGCCCTTTCCGACGCAACCGTCGCCGGATATCACATCCCTAAAGGAAGTCAAGTCCTCCTTAGCCGTTATGGGCTGGGCCGTAACCCAAAAGTTTGGGCTGACCCGCTTAGCTTTAAACCAGAGAGACATCTAAACGAATGCTCGGAAGTTACTTTGACTGAGAATGATCTCCGGTTTATCTCGTTTAGTACCGGTAAAAGAGGTTGTGCTGCACCGGCTTTGGGTACGGCGTTGACGACGATGATGCTCGCGAGACTTCTTCAAGGTTTCACTTGGAAGCTACCGGAGAATGAGACACGTGTTGAGCTGATGGAGTCTAGTCATGATATGTTTCTGTGTAAGCCGTTGGTTATGGTCGGTGAGTTGAGGTTGCCTGAGCATCTTTATCCGAAGGTGAAGTGA